One Lentimicrobium sp. L6 DNA window includes the following coding sequences:
- the nadA gene encoding quinolinate synthase NadA — protein sequence MDYISEIAKLKKEKNAIILAHYYQIPEIQDIADYIGDSLGLAQKAASTDAELIVFAGVHFMAETAKILNPNKMVLLPDLEAGCSLADSCPPVDFKKFRDQYPDHIVLSYINCSSGIKELSDVIVTSGNAVQIVESFPKDQKIIFAPDKNLGGYINNKTGREMVLWDGTCEVHDILSTEAIIKLKMEHPDAELVAHPECDGPVLALADMIGSTTAMLKYTKKSNAKKFIVASETGILHQMQKDAPEKEFMVVPKDETCNCNDCPYMKLNTLEKLYLCLKNETPQIELPEDVMKRAEKPINKMLDISREMGLI from the coding sequence AATCATCCTGGCTCACTATTATCAAATTCCTGAAATTCAGGATATTGCCGATTATATCGGTGATAGTTTGGGATTGGCTCAAAAAGCTGCAAGCACTGATGCTGAGCTTATTGTATTTGCTGGAGTTCACTTTATGGCTGAAACTGCCAAAATTTTGAATCCAAATAAAATGGTTTTGTTGCCAGATTTGGAAGCCGGATGTTCATTGGCGGATAGTTGCCCTCCAGTGGATTTTAAAAAATTTAGAGATCAATATCCTGATCATATCGTACTTTCTTACATCAATTGTAGTTCAGGAATCAAGGAACTTTCCGATGTGATAGTCACCAGTGGCAACGCTGTTCAAATCGTAGAATCATTCCCCAAAGATCAGAAAATCATATTTGCTCCCGACAAAAATTTGGGAGGATATATTAACAACAAAACGGGTCGTGAAATGGTATTATGGGATGGAACTTGCGAAGTGCATGATATTCTAAGCACTGAGGCCATTATCAAATTAAAGATGGAACATCCAGATGCTGAATTGGTGGCTCATCCTGAATGTGATGGACCAGTATTGGCATTAGCCGATATGATAGGATCTACTACAGCTATGTTGAAATATACCAAAAAATCGAATGCTAAGAAGTTTATTGTAGCTAGTGAAACTGGTATTTTACATCAGATGCAAAAAGATGCTCCAGAAAAAGAATTTATGGTGGTTCCTAAGGATGAGACTTGTAACTGTAACGACTGTCCTTATATGAAATTGAATACTTTAGAGAAATTATACCTCTGTCTTAAAAATGAGACTCCTCAAATTGAACTTCCTGAAGATGTGATGAAAAGAGCTGAAAAACCTATTAATAAGATGTTGGATATAAGTCGTGAGATGGGATTGATTTAA
- a CDS encoding DUF2079 domain-containing protein: MLKCKHRNFVIVLLFFAFIYSILSLVNHYHFRTFALDLGAYTNALYDYMHFQFNDSRVFKPISENLLADHFDIYLILFAPFSLLFGTYTLLIIQILSILFGGWGIYKYFSDEEYKPSIAISALIWYFSFFGVFTALAFDYHSNVVAATIVPWFFYAIKKRKIGWSFMLMIFILISKENIPLWMAFICLGLVIEYWKDFKMRNRLLGFFLFSAFYFVLVTGFIMPAFANNNSYPHFHYSFLGTNSKEALVFLLSHPLESIQTLFVNHIGDPDADFIKLEFHIYLFISGFFLLFKKPQYILMLIPIFFQKMFHDKYIIWSTNGQYSIEFAVIMVIGIFMIINEIKSDKWRKVLLYSLVIANLGITFRVMDNPIVHLGRAQIRIYKADHYSRDFNVKVLHEQLNYIPENAVVSAQSPFLPHLALRDYIYQFPMIADAEYVIFSYEEDPYPLDKDAFKRKTEELLKAQVWSVQYEQGPIRILKRK, from the coding sequence ATGTTAAAATGTAAACATAGAAATTTTGTTATTGTTCTGCTCTTTTTTGCTTTTATCTATAGCATATTATCCCTAGTCAATCATTATCATTTCAGAACTTTTGCGCTCGATTTAGGAGCTTATACAAACGCTCTTTATGATTATATGCATTTTCAATTTAACGACAGTAGAGTTTTTAAACCTATTTCAGAGAACCTATTGGCTGATCATTTCGATATTTATTTGATTCTCTTTGCTCCTTTTTCTCTCCTTTTTGGGACCTATACTCTACTTATTATTCAAATACTTTCTATTCTTTTTGGAGGATGGGGCATATATAAATATTTCTCCGATGAGGAATATAAACCCTCCATTGCCATTTCAGCATTGATTTGGTATTTTAGTTTTTTTGGAGTTTTTACTGCTTTAGCTTTCGACTATCATTCTAATGTGGTGGCGGCAACTATAGTTCCTTGGTTTTTTTATGCCATTAAAAAGAGAAAAATAGGATGGAGCTTTATGCTCATGATTTTCATTTTAATCAGTAAAGAAAATATTCCGCTTTGGATGGCTTTTATCTGTTTAGGATTGGTAATTGAATATTGGAAAGATTTTAAAATGAGAAATAGGCTACTGGGATTTTTCCTGTTTAGTGCTTTTTATTTTGTTTTAGTGACTGGCTTCATTATGCCCGCCTTTGCTAATAATAACTCTTATCCACATTTTCATTATTCCTTTTTAGGCACAAATTCCAAAGAAGCCCTAGTCTTCTTGTTGAGCCATCCTCTAGAGAGTATTCAAACCTTATTTGTGAATCATATTGGAGACCCTGATGCCGATTTCATTAAACTTGAATTCCATATTTATTTATTTATTTCTGGATTTTTTCTGCTCTTTAAAAAGCCTCAATATATTTTAATGTTGATTCCTATTTTCTTTCAGAAAATGTTTCACGATAAATATATCATCTGGAGCACCAATGGACAATATAGTATTGAATTTGCAGTGATTATGGTCATTGGAATTTTTATGATTATCAATGAAATCAAGAGTGATAAATGGAGAAAAGTATTACTTTATTCCTTAGTGATTGCCAATTTAGGTATTACTTTTAGAGTGATGGATAATCCCATTGTTCATTTAGGAAGAGCACAAATAAGAATCTATAAAGCGGATCATTATTCCAGAGATTTTAATGTAAAAGTTTTGCACGAACAGTTGAATTATATTCCTGAAAATGCTGTAGTTTCAGCTCAATCACCTTTTTTACCCCATTTGGCTTTAAGAGATTATATTTATCAATTTCCGATGATAGCGGATGCTGAGTATGTAATTTTTTCCTATGAAGAAGACCCCTATCCTCTAGATAAAGATGCTTTTAAAAGGAAAACAGAGGAGCTTTTAAAAGCACAAGTTTGGAGCGTGCAATATGAACAAGGACCTATTCGAATATTGAAAAGAAAGTAG
- a CDS encoding alpha/beta hydrolase → MKNILIIVFSVFVMSTFAQTETIKFPSEDGIEITADLYKIDDAAPWIILHHQAGFSRGEYRSIAPKLNALGFNCIATDQRSGKEVNGVINQTHLAAEKQGKETKYVNAIPDLKATLEYVKSELKAQDIIIWGSSYSSALTFYMASQYPEDIKAVLAFSPGEYFEISGETISSFAAQVKCPVFITSAKNEEEYWRVIYNAVPGEKYFYLPQEEGFHGSRALWSEKVGHELVWKEVEEFLKNCKK, encoded by the coding sequence ATGAAAAATATACTAATTATTGTTTTTAGTGTTTTTGTAATGAGCACATTTGCTCAAACAGAAACCATTAAATTTCCATCGGAGGATGGTATTGAAATTACAGCTGATCTTTATAAAATAGACGATGCTGCACCTTGGATTATTCTTCATCATCAGGCAGGATTTAGTAGGGGAGAGTATAGAAGTATTGCACCTAAGCTCAATGCATTAGGTTTTAATTGTATAGCTACCGATCAACGTTCTGGTAAAGAAGTAAATGGAGTGATTAATCAAACGCATTTAGCAGCCGAAAAACAAGGCAAAGAAACCAAATACGTAAATGCTATTCCCGATTTAAAAGCCACACTTGAGTATGTAAAATCAGAATTGAAAGCTCAAGACATCATCATTTGGGGTTCTTCCTATTCTTCTGCTTTAACTTTTTATATGGCCAGCCAATATCCTGAAGATATCAAAGCAGTTTTGGCATTTTCTCCTGGAGAATATTTTGAGATTAGTGGTGAAACGATTAGTTCTTTTGCAGCTCAAGTGAAATGCCCAGTGTTTATCACTTCTGCGAAAAATGAAGAGGAGTATTGGCGAGTTATTTACAATGCTGTTCCAGGCGAAAAGTATTTCTATTTACCTCAGGAAGAAGGATTTCATGGGTCTAGAGCTTTATGGTCAGAGAAAGTTGGACATGAATTGGTTTGGAAGGAAGTGGAAGAGTTTTTGAAAAATTGTAAAAAATAA
- a CDS encoding type II toxin-antitoxin system RelE/ParE family toxin, giving the protein MVRRIIWSASSKIDLFEILNYYFERNGNKTYSKKLNSDIRSSVKLLSSYPKLGIQTKTSNVRVLIEGRFGIFYRLKNHSIEIISLWDFHQNPDNVKHKK; this is encoded by the coding sequence ATGGTTAGAAGAATAATTTGGTCAGCAAGTTCAAAGATTGATTTATTCGAAATTCTGAACTATTATTTTGAAAGAAATGGTAATAAAACCTACAGTAAAAAATTAAATTCTGATATTCGCTCTTCTGTTAAATTATTAAGCTCTTACCCAAAACTTGGAATACAAACCAAAACATCTAATGTAAGAGTTTTAATTGAAGGAAGGTTTGGTATTTTCTATAGGCTTAAAAATCATTCTATTGAGATTATATCTTTGTGGGATTTCCACCAAAATCCTGATAATGTGAAACATAAAAAATAG
- a CDS encoding sugar phosphate nucleotidyltransferase: MNKPTLLILAAGIGSRYGGLKQLDKVGPGGEAIIDYSIYDAIQAGFGKVVFVIRKSIETDFREFIGNKLDGKIEVAYVFQELDKLPEGITPNPDRQKPYGTGHAVLMAADVIKENFAVINADDFYGREAYETIAKYFGELDPNANDNCMVGYNLKNTLSDNGYVSRGQCSSDENAYLIDVVERTHIEKKADGIFFKNEEKEQIKLDENTLVSMNFWGFTPQFFGQLNTRFTKFIQKNKDQLKAEFYIPTAVNEMIEEGIAKTKVLESDAAWFGVTYQEDRPVVVESIRDLIKAGKYPERLF; encoded by the coding sequence ATGAATAAACCTACCCTATTAATTCTCGCAGCAGGAATTGGAAGCCGTTATGGCGGATTAAAACAATTAGATAAAGTTGGCCCTGGTGGCGAAGCCATTATCGATTATAGTATCTACGATGCCATTCAAGCTGGTTTTGGAAAAGTAGTTTTTGTGATACGAAAAAGCATAGAAACCGATTTCCGTGAGTTTATTGGAAATAAATTGGATGGAAAAATAGAAGTAGCATATGTTTTTCAAGAGTTGGATAAACTTCCTGAAGGAATAACACCAAATCCAGATCGTCAGAAACCTTATGGTACCGGACACGCCGTTTTAATGGCTGCTGATGTGATTAAAGAAAATTTTGCAGTAATTAATGCCGATGATTTCTATGGACGTGAAGCCTATGAAACCATTGCTAAATATTTTGGTGAATTAGACCCCAATGCCAATGACAATTGTATGGTGGGTTATAATTTAAAGAATACCTTATCGGATAATGGATATGTGAGTCGTGGACAGTGCAGTAGCGATGAAAATGCTTATTTAATTGATGTGGTGGAAAGAACTCATATTGAAAAGAAAGCCGATGGTATCTTTTTTAAAAATGAGGAAAAAGAGCAAATTAAACTAGATGAAAATACTTTAGTTTCCATGAACTTTTGGGGTTTTACTCCTCAGTTTTTTGGTCAGTTAAATACTCGTTTCACCAAGTTTATACAAAAAAATAAAGACCAGCTCAAAGCAGAATTTTATATCCCTACTGCAGTAAATGAGATGATAGAGGAGGGCATAGCCAAAACTAAAGTCTTAGAATCGGATGCAGCTTGGTTTGGTGTGACTTATCAAGAAGACAGACCAGTGGTGGTGGAGAGTATTCGGGATTTGATAAAAGCAGGAAAATATCCTGAGAGATTGTTTTAA
- a CDS encoding aminoglycoside phosphotransferase family protein codes for MEKQKLKNIYQNFTADGEFKDYQTLVSGHINDTYLIETDLKSYVLQKLNHLVFPNIPELMNNKVNVSQHLAHKCDFHQSLLHFYPTLKNQYYYQDEEGFYWNMMNFIPDSKVLEKTENKEQAAEAGYAFAAFIRALDDFDAADLYEIIPDFHKMSFRYQQFDEALDGAGEDRYDAVPMRQHRIKIAAEWIQQVLTSREEMQKLQRLHEQGEIPLRVTHNDTKLSNILFDNNDKALAVIDWDTLMPGIIHYDFGDSVRTICSNSTEDETDLDKVTFNLEYYKSYKGAFINELDGILSEKEKDLLDLAPPTITFIMGLRFLTDYLNGDQYYKIKYANHNLDRAANQFTLVNRIKKSLAYD; via the coding sequence ATGGAAAAACAAAAGCTGAAAAACATATATCAAAACTTCACTGCTGATGGTGAGTTCAAAGATTATCAAACTCTGGTTTCAGGACATATTAATGATACTTATCTCATAGAAACAGATTTGAAATCTTATGTACTCCAAAAACTCAATCATCTCGTTTTTCCTAATATTCCAGAGCTGATGAATAATAAAGTGAATGTATCACAACATTTAGCACACAAATGTGATTTTCACCAAAGCCTCCTCCATTTTTATCCTACTTTAAAAAACCAATACTATTATCAAGACGAGGAAGGATTTTACTGGAATATGATGAATTTTATTCCTGATTCTAAGGTCCTTGAAAAAACAGAAAATAAAGAACAGGCTGCTGAAGCGGGATATGCATTTGCAGCATTTATCCGCGCATTAGATGATTTTGATGCCGCTGATCTTTATGAAATCATTCCCGATTTCCATAAAATGTCGTTTAGGTATCAGCAGTTTGACGAAGCTTTGGATGGAGCAGGAGAGGATCGGTACGATGCTGTACCGATGCGTCAGCATAGAATTAAAATAGCTGCAGAGTGGATTCAACAAGTTCTGACTAGTAGAGAAGAAATGCAAAAGCTGCAAAGGCTGCATGAGCAAGGTGAGATTCCATTACGCGTTACTCATAACGATACCAAGCTCAGTAATATACTATTCGATAATAATGATAAAGCTTTAGCAGTGATAGATTGGGATACTTTAATGCCGGGCATCATACACTATGATTTTGGAGATTCGGTTCGTACCATATGTAGTAATAGTACTGAGGATGAAACGGATTTGGATAAAGTGACTTTTAATTTGGAGTATTATAAATCTTACAAAGGGGCTTTTATAAATGAATTAGATGGAATTTTAAGTGAGAAAGAGAAGGACTTGCTAGATCTGGCTCCACCGACCATCACTTTTATTATGGGTTTGAGGTTTCTTACCGATTATTTAAATGGTGATCAATACTATAA